GATTGGCTTCGTCTTTCAATCAGCCAACCTGATCCCTTATCTCACGGTGATCGATCAATTAATTCTGATTGGTGAATTAGCTGGCAAATCACGCAAGGAATCACACGCCAAGGCGGAGAAGCTGTTGCGTGAGCTTGGTCTGGGACATCGCTTGAAGCATTATCCAGACAGCTTGTCTGGCGGAGAACGTCAGCGTGTGTCCATCGCCCGGGCATGGATGAATGACCCGGAGATCATTCTCGCGGATGAGCCGACGGCCAGTCTGGACTCTGAGAGAGGCAGAGCTGTCGTAGAGATGCTGGCGGATGAAGTGAAGCAGCGTGGCAAGGCCGCGGTTATGGTCACTCACGACCACCGGATGCTCGATCTATGTGATCGCATCGTGTATATCGAAGACGGCAAGCTGTCGGAGAGAGAACAGTAACAGTTATTCACTCAGGGCTTTGGCTAGTCTGCACATGGCTTCTTCTAGGGGCGTCTCAAAAGTCGATAATCCGACTCAGAGGCGCCCCTTTTGTGTGTCCAAACAGGGCGGCTATAACCAGTTGTCGACCGGATCCAACGGACAATATTGACCGTTAGCGTGGATCCTTGGATACGCCTCCCTTGTAATGGTCACTTATGTCCGCTACAAGGCAATAATCGCTCAGGGCACCGCGTTTTACCCTCTAACGGTCATAAGTGACCATTAGGATAGCGAAGTTGCTTCTTACTTGCTCTAACGGACACTTATATCCGCTACAAGGCAATAATCGCTCAGGACGCCGCATTTTTCCCTCTAACGGTCATTAGTGACCATTAGGATAGCGAAGTTGTTTATTTCTTGCTCTAACGGTCACTTATGTCCGCTACAAGGCAATAATCGCTCAGGACGCCGCATTTTTCCCTCTAACGGTCATTAGTGACCATTAGGATAGCGAAGTTGTTTATTTCTTGCTCTAACGGTCATTTATGTCCGCTTGATAGATGCGATCAGGCTGATTTTAGAATTTCTACATCATTTCTTCGTCTAAACTTGTAGAAATGCTCATATCAGGCTTGCAATCGGAAAATCCTGATAGAAATGCACGAATATCACGATGAGATATTGACATTGAAAAATAGGATATTTAATATAAAGTTATGTGTTAGCACTCTGGAGTTATGAGTGCTAAGAGGGGCAATATGGAATTTTAACAGTGTGATCCTAACGATAATATTGAAGGGAGATTATTCATTCATGGCTAAGAAAGAGTTCAGAGCAGAATCCAAAAGATTACTGGAAATGATGATTAATTCCATCTACACGCAAAAGGAAATATTTCTGAGGGAATTGATCTCCAATTCAAGTGATGCGATTGACAAGATTTATTACAAAGCTTTGACCGATGATAACCTGGTCTTTAACAAAGACGATTACTATATTAAGCTCGCGGTGGATAAAGAGAACCGCACCCTGACCATTTCCGATACAGGTATCGGGATGACGAAGGAAGAATTGGAGAATAACCTAGGTATTATCGCTAATAGCGGCTCATTTGCTTTCAAGAATGAGAATGAGTCGAAGGATGGACATAACATTATTGGCCAATTCGGAGTAGGCTTCTATTCTGCATTTATGGTAGCCGATGACGTTACTGTTATTAGCCGTGCTCTGGGTAGCAGCGAAGCCTATCAATGGCATTCTGCTGGTGCAGATGGTTACACGATCGAGGCTTGTGAGAAGGATAATGTGGGTACCGAAATTACACTTAAGATTAAGCAGAATACGGAAGATGAGAACTACGAAGAGTATCTCGAAGAATATCGTTTGAGATCGATCATCAAGAAGTATTCCGACTTCATCAGATACCCGATCAAGATGGATATTCAATCGAGCCGTCCTAAGGAAGGCAGCGAGGATGAATTTGAGAATTTTGTCGAGGAACAGACAGTGAACAGCATGGTGCCGATCTGGCGCAAGAACAAGAGTGAATTGACCGATGAGGATTACGAGAACTTCTATATGGAGAAGCGCTACGGGTTCGACAAACCCATCTCGCATATCCATATCAAGGCGGATGGCGCTATCGTCTACAATGCGATCCTGTTCATCCCTGAGAAGACGCCTTTCGATTATTACACTAAGGAATATGAGAAGGGTCTAGAGCTCTATTCCAACGGCGTGCTGATCATGGACAAATGCAGCGACCTGCTGCCGGATTATTTCAGCTTCGTCAAAGGGATGGTCGATTCCGAGGATCTATCGCTGAACATTTCTCGGGAAATGCTGCAGCATGATCGTCAGCTGAAAATGATCGCCAAAAACATCCAAAGCAAGATCAAGAGCCAACTGCAAACCTTGCTTAAGGATGATCGCGACAAGTATGAGAAGTTCTATGAGTCCTTTGGCCGTCAATTGAAATTCGGCGTGTATAATGATTATGGCATGAATAAGGAAGTGCTGCAGGATCTTCTTCTGTTCACGTCCTCTCAAGAGAAGAAGCTGGTTACTCTGGATGAATACGTATCGAGAATGCCAGAGGATCAAAAGTATATCTATTATGCTGCCGGCGAGTCGGTTGAGCGTCTTGAGAAGCTGCCACAGACGGAAATGGTAGCCGATAAGGGCTATGAAATTCTCTATCTCACCGATGATATCGATGAGTTTGCGATTAAAGTGATCATGAATTACAAGGAAAAGGAATTCAAATCCGTATCCAGCGGCGACCTTGGTATCGAAGCAGATGCCAATGATGAAGCGGCCAAAGCGGACGAGTCGGAAAATAAAGATCTGTTCGAGTATATGAGCAGCTTCCTTGGCGGTAAAGTGAAGAAGGTCAAAGCGTCCAAGCGCCTTAAATCCCATCCGGTCTGCCTCTCCTCTGAAGGTGAAGTATCGATTGAAATGGAGAAAGTGCTGAATGCGATGCCAAGCGGCCAAGAAGTGAAGGCTGATAAAGTGCTGGAAATCAACGTGAATCATGAAGTGTTCCAGGCGATGAAGGATGCTTTTGCCGTGGAAAATAAAGATAAACTGAATCTTTACACGAACCTGCTCTACAATCAGGCCCTGTTGATCGAAGGCTTGCCGATTGAAGATCCGGTAGACTTCACCAACAATATTTGCAAGATCATGCAGTAAGTATGGAGTGAAGTGCGTAGTCAGATTTAATGCTGGATATATGTTGTTTGGCTAGAGCAGATTTGGCTGCGATATCCTGTCTCACGGATGAAGTGGGACAGGATATTTTATTTTCAAGGGCAGTGTTATACTTAAGGACAGATGAGATAATATTGAATGGTTTAGAGCTTAGATTGAGAACTAAGGAGAATTGTGATGTCACTTGAAATTGAACGTAAATTTCTATTGCCGGAGTATCCGGCGAATAGGATCAAAGAAGGCGAGATCCGGAATAAAAAAGAGCAGATCATTGAGCAGACATACCTCGCCTTGCATGGGGATCAGGAGCTGAGAGTCCGCAAAATTCAGGATCAGGCCAGTGGGAAAGTTGAATATACGCATACCTTCAAAAAAGGCCACGGGATTGCCCGTGAGGAAGTGGAGTATTCCATCTCCGAAGGGTTATATGAACAAATAATGAATATCCATCAAGCAGTGCCGCTAATTAAAAAGCGAACTACAGCGATATGGGGAGACCGTGTGATCGAAATAGACGATTACAAGCAAATTCAGCTGCTAGTATTGGAAGTGGAATTTGCTTCGCTGGAAGAGGCGGAGAGCTTTGCTGCACCTGGATGGTTTGGCAAAGATATCAGTTCAGACAAGCAGTACAGCAATAAAAAAGTATGGCAGGAGCTTCAGGCCCGGAAGGGCTAAGGAACGGAGAAAGCGTAAAAAAGAGGATGGTCTTTGCTGTAGCGGGGATGGTGCGCATCCACACGAAAAGCGAATTATGAAATAAATAAAAGAGAAAAAGCAGGGAGCATCTTCGGCGATGCCCCTGCTTTTTGTTCTACTAAAACGGTTTGTTTACCTGGACATCGGGTTTATTTCATTTTCCAATTGGTTACTTGCTTGATCGCCGCATCGGCGTTCTTCAGATCGGTCTCCCCCATGCTCAGAAGCGTGCTCCATTGTTTGACGCGATTTTTACCGTTTGGAGGTGTGTTGTATTGATTAGTGTCAACAACTTTGGTGCGCTCCGCATAAAATTTCGTCATAAACGTCTTTTCGTCCTTGCTGGTGCCCGATTTGGACAGAAGGCCTTGCAGACTGTTGGAGCCGCCCGTTGCGCCTTGATTCAAGGCGGTGTCGACAAAAGAACCGATGGTCAAGGCCGTATTAAAGCCGCGGTTTTTGGCCTGATCGACACTATATTTAATGTAGACATTATAGAAGGTGCGCCACATGGCTTCTCTCCAGGCGGAATCATTTTGCAGACTGTTGATCTTTTTAACGAATGTGCTATTGCTGTCCGAAATGACCAGGATGCTGCCTTTCATTTTTCCGTTGATTCCAAGCCGTTTCAGCGCCCCTTCAACACTTGGGTTACTGGCTCCTTTGATCCGGTCGTATTCTTTGAATAACGCGGGAGCATCCGGACCCTGGTCGTTTGGCCCACCTGTGGTGGCTCCGAAAATGCCGATCGTATAGCCGCGGTCATCGTCAATATTTTCGCAGTAACCGTAATATTTGGTCCAGTTAAGATCATCCTGCTCCGGTTTGTTGACGAGTTTCATAATGTTATCCCACTGTTCTGCGTCAAGGCCCGTATTCGTTTTTAAAAATTGAAGGGTTTGCGGTGAAAATTTGGATTCAGGGGTTTCAGCCGCCATGGGTGCAATCTCCTGACCGTTAGTCTGTCTTTCCGTAAGGGTCAAGGTTTGAGTAACATTCGTATCCGCATCGTTATCAAGAAGCTCGGCATATGCCTTGGTTTGCACAGCACCGGAAAATGCTACAATCGAGCTGAGCAGGGCAAAGCTGAGCATAATCGCTGTAAGTCTTCCTTTGGGATTGGTTCTTTTTTCGGTTGTCATTTTCATTCCTAATTCCCTCCATAATTTGTTTTTGGCGAATTTAATAATTAGGCGTAGATGTTAATTCAACAATTAAAGCGCTTTAACTTTTGGGATGAGGAATAACTTCCGGTTGTTTGATGTGAACCTTACAAAGATATAGAAATAATATACTTTGGATTATCAACCTCCTCACAATTTAAATTTAAGCGCTTAAACTTTCTTAGGATAAAAAACATCCGGTCTCTAACGGATCTGCATGGAGCGGGGAGTATTTTTATCCCGTGCTGCTTATCTATGGTGCAATATGATTATAATGGATAATTATGGTTATGTATAGAACTATTTTTAAAGATTAGGATTGAGGCCGTAACCCCATATACCGATTATTCCAGACAGCAAAAAAGACCCATTCTCGAATTTGCATTTGTCGAGGAGCTGGGTCTTTGTCTTTCGTTCTATTCCAAGGCCAGATTGTTGGTGGAATCCAGCAGAAGGTATTGGTAGTTGCTCTTCACGAACTCGAGCACCTTCTCGCTGATGATGCGATGGCCTTCCTGATTAGGATGAATTCCGTCCGAGCACAGGAACTTGGTGAAATCAGGGTGTTCCAGGAATGCGCCGCGCACGTCGATATACTTAGTCTTAGTCATTTCAGAGACTTTCAGGATAGTGGAGTTGTATCTCTCCTGCCACCAGTATATTTTCGTTACACTGCCGAGCCATCTTAGAATGTTCTTCTCGGCATCCGGATTGCTCCTGCTGACCCATTTGAAGTATTTATCTGCATTCAGAGGCGGCAGGTTCATCAGAATCGGAGTAATCTGCTGCTTCTTCAAATATTCAATGGCTTCCGTCAGCATCTTCTCAAATGTATTGAAATCCGTCTTGGGGCTATGCTCCGCGTCGGGATTATCGGCGATCTCATTCCAATTGAAGTCGCAGTCGTTGCCGCCATATTCGATCAAGACGACATTAGGCTTATCTTTATCCACATCTCGCTTGAGATTGCTGAAGCCCTTCATCAGGGTATTGCCGAATCGGGCCGTATTGCGGACCGCACCCTTCAATTTCTGCTGCAGGAGTGAGACATAGTTGTCCTCCAGAATGATGTATTTGTTGCGTTCTTCATCATAGATGACCCCTTTGGAAATGGAATCACCGGAAATCATATATTTGGTATCTCCGCTCATCAAGTCAACGTCGCGCTCACCCATTGTACTCACCTCATTTTCATGCTTCATGATCTTGGTTCTATTGTAGATTAGTGCCCAAGCAAAACGCAAGTGCATTGGCGGCCGATTCATTCTATATTGATGAAGGGTTTGTGAAAGGTGGACATGTGATGTTTCTCATGAGAGAATGTTGATAGCGTGTTCAAAATCGGATATTTTATTAATACTAGAGAAAAAAGGGGTTGAATAGTATGGTGCGATTCGGAATTATCGGAACGAACTGGATTACGGAGCGCTTTATTGATGCGGCGATGGAAACGGAACGCTTCGCCTTAACAGCGGTATGTTCTCGTACAGAAGAGAAAGGGAGAGCCTTTGGTGCCAAATACGGAAGTCCGGCCGTATATACAGATGTGTCAGCCATGGCGTCAAGTCCGGAAATAGATGCCGTATATATTGCCAGCCCGAATTCTCTACATATGGAACAGGCTATTATATGTATGGATCAGGGGAAGCATGTATTGTGTGAGAAGCCGATGGCATCGAATGCGACAGAGACTCGGAAAATGATCGAGGCTGCAAAACGTAACAATGTATTGTTAATGGAAGCGATGAAATCCACGCTGATGCCTAATTTCCGGGTAGTTCAGAACAATTTATATAAGCTGGGGCAAGTGCGCAGATATTTTGCGAGCTATTGTCAATACTCCTCACGTTATGATGCATTTAAGCAAGGGACGGTATTGAATGCCTTTAATCCCGAATTTTCGAATGGAGCGCTAATGGATCTCGGAACTTACTGTATCTATCCGATGGTTACCTTGTTCGGGAAGCCCAGACAGATTAAGGCTAACGGGATTCTATTGTCATCCGGTGCAGATGGCGAGGGCAGCATTATCATGAATTATGATGAGATGGATGCAGCGGTGATGTATTCGAAGATTGCCGATTCCTATCTGCCAGCGGAGATTCAAGGTGAGAACGGAACGCTGGTGATTGAACGGATTAATCAGCCTTATGATGTGAAAATCATTTATCGCGACGGCACGATCGAGGATTTGCGGCAGCCGCAAATGCAAGAATCAATGTTCTACGAAGCTCGTGAGTTCATTGATCTGATCGAGACCGGACTTCGTGAGAGCAGTGTAAACTCGCTTACCCATTCTCTGCTTGTGGCAGAGATTATGGAGGAAGCAAGACGGCAAATTGGCATACACTTCCCTGCGGATCTGAATTAGTGAAACCTTCAGTCATAGCTTAACGGATAATTAAAGAACACTCTAAATGTAGAGGGTTCTTTTTTTTATTGAACCAAATCTTTAGTTGTGCAGATATGTAAGTGAAGGGGGAGATAACATGGCAGTTGATGGGCATGAAGTAGAGCGACTGATATATGAGTACGGAAGTCGTGTGTATACTTTCTGCCGGAAATTGACATTCAGCCAGACTGATGCGGACGATTTGTATCAGCAGACCTTTCTTCGAATACTCAATATATCTCTCCAAATTGATGAGAACAATAATCCAGCTGGTTATATCATGGCAGTAACAGCGAGGATCTGGCATGATGAACGTAAAAAATATGCCCGAAGACAAAGAATTGCTCCGATCCAAGATGATCATGTTGGTGAATTAAGCAATATATCCAGTTCCATATTTACGGATATTGAGTTCGAAGAGAAGCAGCGTAATGCGGAAGTAAGAGAGGCTGTTCAGAAATTGCCGGAAAAACTGCGTGTACCCATTTTACTATACTACATGAGTGATTTGCCTGTGCACGAGATTGCATTAGCTCTCCGGATCCCACAGGGTACGGTAAAAAGCCGATTGCATCAAGCGCGCCAGAAACTAAGAAAAGAATTGGGGGGAATCCATTATGGCGGATAAACTTTTTTTGGAAGATGAGCTAGATGGCGTGATACGGAGTTCGTTATTAAAGGAAGAAGCAACTCCCCCGACTATACAGGCTGCGCTTATTCAAAAGATACACAGCCAGAAGTCAAGTTTTAACTTGCTATGGTGGTTGCCAGCTACGATTGGTGGTATGCAAACATTGGCGATTGTGGCAGCGATTCATTTTCTTCTGCCCGGATCATTGATTTCATATTTGGCTATGATTTCTGGAGGCGGCTTGATCCTGTGCGCCAGCGTGTTGTCAGGTTTGGCTCGTAAAGCATGGAGGAGAAAGGATGTGGATTATTCATGTGGATCATAACGGGATTGGCCGGAGTAGCGCTGCTGTTAGCTTTGATGGCAATAGTCGGTTTGGGAATCTGGACATATCGCGATGCAAAATCACATGGACTTGAAGCAAGAATGTGGACTTTAATTGTGGTGTTGGTCCCCAACTTTATAGGACTATTACTTTATTTTCTTATTGGACGCAAGCAACAACAAACGTTATGTCCTTCATGTGGGTATAAGACACAGCAAGGAAAACCCTATTGCTCAAATTGTGGTGCCGCCATGGCACAAGGAGGGATTGCATTGACCACAACAAAAAACAATAGCAAGAAGCCTCTGATTTTTGCAGTTACATGTGTCGTATTAACTTTTATTTTGGTCATTTCCGCTTTTGTTGCTAGTGTTTATGCGCAACCAGAAATGTTCTCATCTAAAAATATTTCTATTATTCAGACCC
The window above is part of the Paenibacillus lutimineralis genome. Proteins encoded here:
- a CDS encoding ABC transporter ATP-binding protein, which produces MSTVMNRATDHLNKQTDKSKNSAAKIAGARGAAANTKLLLQNISKVYGDGDTSVKVLDQISLEVKAGEFVALVGPSGAGKSTFLSIAGALLSPTSGQIWIGDQEISQLPEKKLNQIRLDKIGFVFQSANLIPYLTVIDQLILIGELAGKSRKESHAKAEKLLRELGLGHRLKHYPDSLSGGERQRVSIARAWMNDPEIILADEPTASLDSERGRAVVEMLADEVKQRGKAAVMVTHDHRMLDLCDRIVYIEDGKLSEREQ
- the htpG gene encoding molecular chaperone HtpG, producing the protein MAKKEFRAESKRLLEMMINSIYTQKEIFLRELISNSSDAIDKIYYKALTDDNLVFNKDDYYIKLAVDKENRTLTISDTGIGMTKEELENNLGIIANSGSFAFKNENESKDGHNIIGQFGVGFYSAFMVADDVTVISRALGSSEAYQWHSAGADGYTIEACEKDNVGTEITLKIKQNTEDENYEEYLEEYRLRSIIKKYSDFIRYPIKMDIQSSRPKEGSEDEFENFVEEQTVNSMVPIWRKNKSELTDEDYENFYMEKRYGFDKPISHIHIKADGAIVYNAILFIPEKTPFDYYTKEYEKGLELYSNGVLIMDKCSDLLPDYFSFVKGMVDSEDLSLNISREMLQHDRQLKMIAKNIQSKIKSQLQTLLKDDRDKYEKFYESFGRQLKFGVYNDYGMNKEVLQDLLLFTSSQEKKLVTLDEYVSRMPEDQKYIYYAAGESVERLEKLPQTEMVADKGYEILYLTDDIDEFAIKVIMNYKEKEFKSVSSGDLGIEADANDEAAKADESENKDLFEYMSSFLGGKVKKVKASKRLKSHPVCLSSEGEVSIEMEKVLNAMPSGQEVKADKVLEINVNHEVFQAMKDAFAVENKDKLNLYTNLLYNQALLIEGLPIEDPVDFTNNICKIMQ
- a CDS encoding CYTH domain-containing protein, with translation MSLEIERKFLLPEYPANRIKEGEIRNKKEQIIEQTYLALHGDQELRVRKIQDQASGKVEYTHTFKKGHGIAREEVEYSISEGLYEQIMNIHQAVPLIKKRTTAIWGDRVIEIDDYKQIQLLVLEVEFASLEEAESFAAPGWFGKDISSDKQYSNKKVWQELQARKG
- a CDS encoding chitosanase encodes the protein MTTEKRTNPKGRLTAIMLSFALLSSIVAFSGAVQTKAYAELLDNDADTNVTQTLTLTERQTNGQEIAPMAAETPESKFSPQTLQFLKTNTGLDAEQWDNIMKLVNKPEQDDLNWTKYYGYCENIDDDRGYTIGIFGATTGGPNDQGPDAPALFKEYDRIKGASNPSVEGALKRLGINGKMKGSILVISDSNSTFVKKINSLQNDSAWREAMWRTFYNVYIKYSVDQAKNRGFNTALTIGSFVDTALNQGATGGSNSLQGLLSKSGTSKDEKTFMTKFYAERTKVVDTNQYNTPPNGKNRVKQWSTLLSMGETDLKNADAAIKQVTNWKMK
- a CDS encoding SGNH/GDSL hydrolase family protein produces the protein MKHENEVSTMGERDVDLMSGDTKYMISGDSISKGVIYDEERNKYIILEDNYVSLLQQKLKGAVRNTARFGNTLMKGFSNLKRDVDKDKPNVVLIEYGGNDCDFNWNEIADNPDAEHSPKTDFNTFEKMLTEAIEYLKKQQITPILMNLPPLNADKYFKWVSRSNPDAEKNILRWLGSVTKIYWWQERYNSTILKVSEMTKTKYIDVRGAFLEHPDFTKFLCSDGIHPNQEGHRIISEKVLEFVKSNYQYLLLDSTNNLALE
- a CDS encoding Gfo/Idh/MocA family protein codes for the protein MVRFGIIGTNWITERFIDAAMETERFALTAVCSRTEEKGRAFGAKYGSPAVYTDVSAMASSPEIDAVYIASPNSLHMEQAIICMDQGKHVLCEKPMASNATETRKMIEAAKRNNVLLMEAMKSTLMPNFRVVQNNLYKLGQVRRYFASYCQYSSRYDAFKQGTVLNAFNPEFSNGALMDLGTYCIYPMVTLFGKPRQIKANGILLSSGADGEGSIIMNYDEMDAAVMYSKIADSYLPAEIQGENGTLVIERINQPYDVKIIYRDGTIEDLRQPQMQESMFYEAREFIDLIETGLRESSVNSLTHSLLVAEIMEEARRQIGIHFPADLN
- a CDS encoding RNA polymerase sigma factor; amino-acid sequence: MAVDGHEVERLIYEYGSRVYTFCRKLTFSQTDADDLYQQTFLRILNISLQIDENNNPAGYIMAVTARIWHDERKKYARRQRIAPIQDDHVGELSNISSSIFTDIEFEEKQRNAEVREAVQKLPEKLRVPILLYYMSDLPVHEIALALRIPQGTVKSRLHQARQKLRKELGGIHYGG
- a CDS encoding PLD nuclease N-terminal domain-containing protein → MWIITGLAGVALLLALMAIVGLGIWTYRDAKSHGLEARMWTLIVVLVPNFIGLLLYFLIGRKQQQTLCPSCGYKTQQGKPYCSNCGAAMAQGGIALTTTKNNSKKPLIFAVTCVVLTFILVISAFVASVYAQPEMFSSKNISIIQTQTVRPGSWKLSFWYFNGEKSRAFKIKNGTPKALKVSAEVEKGTLEMGLTVDGKEEKRISLNELDSTYVWDLSSYPDNSRVVLYLYGDAAKGKVNMNWND